In a single window of the Dreissena polymorpha isolate Duluth1 chromosome 3, UMN_Dpol_1.0, whole genome shotgun sequence genome:
- the LOC127871531 gene encoding RNA-binding protein RO60-like gives MQPTGDLVPQSRPLYQAIHGPGQVMNNAGGYVFTMDDMDRCRRFLIMGTEGGTYYAKETDLKRGNVQCIDRLISDGRGIEAVEAIRDISINRRNVRQNSLLYAYAICCRSNNKEVKKRAYSYLSEICRIPTHLFMFIKFCEEESRGEGEPATGTGWGRAHKRAVAKWYTNFINNPEKLARLVTKYKNREGWTHKDLLRLAHVSTKDPVVGFILRYIVKGYAKAQEMYICNTARQTDEIARLAMLEGVNNLIQGVDQASATTDPNQLCELIEKYQLNWEHCPSQLLRSPEVWRQLLKKMPIEAMVRNLGRMTELKLFEGEGGQESLDLVLDKLRSINTEAEVPMEEEGDGGEGPSRGRRVNFLHPFKILLALEAYRKVDESGKKGKLTWTPNQQIVDALDSAFYQAFSQVTPTGKNYYLGVDVSGSMGVPVLGSSVITCQMAAAAMMMTTVRTEKNCEIRAFSDRMVPLEIKCDDKMQTVLDKMRDMTFGSTDCSVPMKDAIENKWKDIDVFMVFTDCETWIGNVHPCQALVEYRKYSGKRDVKLIVCGMTATEFTIADKDDKYMLDIAGFDSSAPELIERFSRGEV, from the exons ATGCAGCCGACGGGAGATTTAGTTCCACAAAGTCGACCTTTGTACCAAGCTATTCATGGACCGGGTCAG GTAATGAACAATGCCGGTGGCTATGTATTCACCATGGATGATATGGACAGATGCAGGCGGTTCCTTATCATGGGTACGGAAGGAGGCACATATTATGCGAAAGAAACAGATCTTAAAAGAGGAAATGTTCAGTGCATCGATCG TTTAATCTCAGATGGAAGAGGAATAGAAGCTGTGGAAGCGATCCGTGACATAAGCATCAATCGACGCAATGTGCGTCAGAATTCCCTGCTGTATGCATATGCTATCTGTTGTCGATCAAACAACAAAGAAGTAAAGAAGCGAGCATACAGCTACTTGTCAGAGATATGCCGGATCCCGACTCATCTGTTCATGTTTATAAAGTTTTGTGAGGAGGAGAGCAGGGGAGAAGGGGAACCAGCTACTG GAACTGGATGGGGTAGAGCCCACAAACGAGCAGTTGCCAAATGGTACACAAACTTCATCAACAATCCCGAGAAGTTGGCGCGTCTCGTTACCAAGTACAAGAACAGAGAGGGCTGGACACACAAAGACCTTCTGAGACTGGCCCATGTCAGCACTAAAGACCCTGTGGTTGGATTCATATTGAG GTACATTGTCAAAGGCTATGCAAAGGCCCAGGAGATGTACATATGCAATACAGCTAGACAGACAGACGAAATAGCGCGTCTGGCCATGCTGGAGGGCGTCAACAACCTCATACAAGGCGTCGATCAAGCAAGCGCGACAACAGACCCCAACCAGCTATGTGAGCTCATTGAGAAGTACCAGCTAAACTGGGAACACTGTCCCTCTCAGTTGCTGCGGAGTCCTGAAGTGTGGCGGCAGTTACTGAAAAAGATGCCCATTGAGGCGATGGTGCGGAACCTTGGACGGATGACGGAGCTGAAGTTGTTTGAGGGAGAGGGTGGCCAGGAGTCGCTG GACCTAGTACTAGATAAGCTGCGCTCCATCAACACTGAGGCTGAAGTGCCGATGGAGGAGGAAGGTGATGGTGGAGAGGGTCCCAGTAGGGGCCGCAGGGTCAACTTCCTTCATCCTTTCAAGATCCTTCTGGCCCTTGAAGCATACAGGAAAG TTGATGAAAGTGGAAAGAAAGGTAAGCTGACCTGGACTCCTAACCAACAAATCGTGGACGCCCTTGACTCCGCCTTCTATCAGGCATTCTCCCAGGTCACACCTACTGGCAAGAACTACTATCTGGGTGTTGATGTCAGCGGATCTATGGGTGTGCCTGTACTCGGATCCAG CGTGATCACATGTCAGATGGCAGCTGCTGCCATGATGATGACCACTGTGAGAACAGAGAAGAACTGTGAGATCAGAG cATTCAGTGACCGCATGGTGCCACTTGAAATCAAGTGTGACGACAAGATGCAGACAGTACTGGACAAAATGAGAGACATGACTTTTGGCTCCACTGATTGTTCTGTACCCATGAAAGATGCAATCGAGAATAAGTGGAAAGATATCGATGTCTTTATGGTATTCACAGACTGTGAGACATG GATTGGAAACGTCCACCCATGCCAGGCTTTGGTGGAGTACAGAAAATACTCGGGGAAACGAGATGTGAAACTGATTGTGTGTGGTATGACTGCTACAGAATTCACAATAGCTGACAAAGATGATAAATACATGCTGGACATCGCAGGATTTGACTCCTCCGCACCGGAGTTAATAGAACGGTTCTCACGTGGGGAAGTGTAG